One Thermodesulfobacteriota bacterium DNA segment encodes these proteins:
- a CDS encoding HAMP domain-containing sensor histidine kinase yields the protein MPATKTRKKIADLGAVAAGLAHEIRNPLNSLYINSQLLEEMLAELPESSVPQKEELLSLVRANMKVTQRLNDTLSGFLRFARPPAMELSLADLNRVVAEVLRFLDVDFAYHGISLKVRYHASPLPLLADDKQLKQALLNLLLNAQEALDKEEKEIRVATGVRGGRPFVRIQDNGRGISRNERRHIFRIFYTTRRDGSGLGLPIVRQIIHQHGGKISLRSREGAGTTVTVSLPFEAQFRAMFPGRLPLALPAGTGR from the coding sequence GTGCCGGCCACGAAAACGCGGAAAAAGATCGCCGACCTGGGCGCGGTTGCGGCGGGCCTGGCCCACGAGATCCGCAACCCGCTGAATTCCCTCTACATCAACAGCCAGCTCCTCGAGGAGATGCTCGCCGAGCTGCCGGAATCTTCCGTTCCCCAGAAGGAGGAGCTTCTCTCCCTCGTCCGGGCCAACATGAAGGTGACGCAGCGGCTGAACGACACCCTCTCGGGCTTCCTGCGGTTCGCGCGGCCGCCGGCGATGGAGCTTTCGCTCGCCGACCTGAACCGGGTCGTCGCGGAGGTGCTGCGCTTCCTCGACGTCGACTTCGCCTACCACGGAATCTCCCTGAAGGTCCGTTACCACGCCTCGCCGCTGCCGCTGCTGGCGGACGACAAACAGCTCAAGCAGGCGCTGCTGAACCTGCTCCTGAACGCGCAGGAGGCGCTGGACAAGGAGGAGAAGGAGATTCGCGTGGCCACCGGCGTGCGGGGCGGCCGCCCGTTCGTGCGGATCCAGGACAACGGCCGCGGCATTTCCCGGAACGAACGCAGGCACATCTTCCGGATCTTCTACACCACGCGCCGGGACGGAAGCGGGCTGGGGCTGCCCATCGTCCGGCAGATCATCCACCAGCACGGGGGGAAGATCTCGCTCCGCAGCCGGGAGGGGGCCGGCACGACGGTGACCGTCTCCCTGCCCTTCGAGGCGCAGTTCCGCGCCATGTTCCCTGGGCGTCTCCCTCTGGCGCTCCCCGCGGGGACCGGCCGATGA